AATCGATACCATTGAATATGGACGAAGCTCTTTGTAATTGGGATTTCTTGTTTATATATGCTGGGACAACCAAAAATGCTATCTTACAAGGTTTTCTGATGAAACTGTGTCTGCAACTGAGAAAATTCCATTGAAAAGAACGAAACCTTAAATTCAATCGATGTAGAAAGTTGACCATAGAGGTGGCTTTGCCAAGGGGATGCCCACCCATATACCAAAAGAGTCAATGTTACTAATCCTCTCGACAGTTGGAGATCTTCTTGTCTGTCTTATAGGTCGGATTTTCTTCTGGCACCCATATATATAATTCACATTCTTCAGAGACGCAGGACTTTGTATCAGCATGTTTGTGGCTACAGCAGAATAAGTTTCCCATTTGAGTCAAATAATTCCTCCTGCTGACAAACTTGCTTATGCATGTCACTGTGAACAGTGTCTCTCCGGTGCTTTTCAAGCTTGTCTGGCCGAAGATGGggaggaaaaggagaaagcGGTGGAGACTACATTAGAGTCTTTCACTTATCTTGAGAAGCAGATTGAAGGCAAGAAGTTTTTGCGGGAGACAAGATGGGCTATTTGGATCTTGTGGCTGGTTGGATCCCGCATTGGCTCAGCGTCATGGAAGAAACAGGGGGCATCAAGATATTTGATGCCGAGAGGTTCCCATCCCTTCATGAGTGGGCACAAAACTTCATCGAAATTCCGCTGATTAGGGAATGTCTTCCACCTAGAGATGTGCTGGTTAACCATTATATTCGTCGCCTGAGCTCCGTGCGTTCCTTAAAACTGAACAAGCCATAGAATAAACCCTTCGTTTAGATTGAGGAATGCGTTGCTTGTGTTTTTCTCCCTGGTTTCCTCTGTTATATTTGTAACCTTCTGATATGGTGCAATAATATACTTACGATCATCTTTCTCTTGGGAGATTATAAGTAAATTCAATATTATTCCTGGGATCACCGTTCCTTGTGTAAGCTTCCAGTGATTGAATGGGTTTGAATTAAAGGTGTATAGACCTCTAGGCTATGACATCTAACTCTGGATCAGGAGTTCATCGAGCAAGAAGCTTTACCTTGGAAATGCACTACCTCTCCCTGCTTCTGATGGTCTAACATTGAAGCCATGGCTTCGACTTGGTTTCGTAAGATTGGTAAGTTCATTGTGTGCAGATGTATCACTATCAAAAGTCCTAATGTGATGCGAAGGTTGAATTAGtacttgaacaaaaaaaaaaaaaaaaagattgaattaATTCTCATGTGGTGTCATTGAATTTGCTATGACTTAAAGATTGTCGATGCGATGAAATAGATTATGTGGCTCCAAAGTTCAAACTCAGATGCTTGCCAAACTTACAGCATATAAAGCACTTGAATAGAGGGTTTTTGATCATGTCAAAGTGCAAAGGGGAGATACTTAGATATCCTAGATAACTATTTGCCGCTCTAAGTGAAGCACTTCTCGTCTTTTGTTTTGATTCTCCGTGTCAAGCCAACTTGCCCTCCTTTCGTTACAATCcgttgatattgaaattagctAAAACTGTACCATGTTCTTGGAGTTTTCATCTTGAAGATTATCCAACCTTTATCTCAACGATAATGAATAGACCAATGATCGAATCTTTATGAACTCTGTTGACTATTGGGTTAGAATGTTCACCTGCTTAAATCAATCTGCTTGCAAAATTCAGTAACTAACCGTCCGTTGGAGCTACACAAACTTGATGCTGCCTTTCACAAGCTCGAAAATGGATGACTCTTCGTGCTTTTGAGTCAGCGAGTAACAAAAGATCATAATATCTAGTTCCTGAATTGTTCTTTCAGTAGTCCTCACTAGCGGCTCTCCAGTGCGAAGTTAACTCTTGGGCTCTTGCAGGATTTCCTTCTGTGGTGTCTATAGGCAGCTTCACCATTTTCTCCACACAAAAGGAACCATTCCCCTCCTGATCCTTCTACTTCCGCAGGAGATGCAAAATACACCGGCATGTTAAACTCTGTCCACTCTTCATCACTTTTTGTTCCCTTCACAGGACCAGGAAATGCAAAAGGCAAGTCAGTTTCGTGCAGTAATGGTTCTCAGGTTAGACGACCGGACTATTCCGGAAAGAAAGATTTCCCCCTGCCCACAAAAAAACATAGAACAATTCTGAAGCCAACCAATGAGGTATGTTTATGTGTAACGATCCAGTTTTCACGGCAAAATGTTGCAATGAGTTCTCCAAGTTAACCGGGTGAATCTTGAAGTTTCTAAGGATCTTTTCTTGTATAAATAGAGATCCCTTCATCTGGATTCACTCAGAAATACAAACACAAATTCAGAGCTTCTCTCTAGTTTCATTGATGACAAATCTCTTGTCACACCCTAATTCCCACCAGATTTGGGGGAATGACACGGCCATCCTTCCTCCCAAAGGATGCAACCTCAAATCAAACTCAAGGATCAACTCCCAAAAGATGCAACCTCAAATCAAACTCAACAATCAACTCCCAATAGTCCCCATGAAAAATGCTCTTGCACTACTTGCGGTTCACTAAAGAACCTTAATAACAAGTAAGATGGAAGGAATGAGCTACCATGACCAAAATGAAcaatcactatgcacatttaaaataCGAACATAACTCACTTTTGCCAAATCCGGAATTTAACAAATCTTCAATAccaaaatgcaatattttttactttaacataaatttttcatatcgTGAATATTCAAGGTAATAACAAAGCAAACATCAATGCTCTAGtttattgatcaatctcatcaaaacaCACATCAATGATTAATTCCATTGACCAAAATCATGCTCAATTATCTAGTTATGAACACGCATAACGTTCATAACAAGGTGACCAAAATTCTTCCTTAATTAGATCCTATCGATCATTAGTCGGTGGCTCGGCCTATAAGGATATCTCAAACTGGTAAGCACATATCCACAAATGCCTCAATAGGTTCACAAAGATACTAAACATAATCCATCAATCTCAAACTTCATTAATTCCACAACCAAAACTAGAACCATCTCACAACTCAAGTTTAATAACAAAATCACAACTTTTCACcattcgatatatatatatatatcaaagtaCCTTTTAAAAATCACATTGCTATACTATGAACTTTTCTTGATTATTTCATAAAAGGTTTTACAAACCATTTGCAGGCAATAAATTCAAACTAAAGTCAAAGGTaactttttcatttcaaacaaacaaaaagatagTTATGCaagttcaccaaaaaaaaaaaaaaagacagttATGCAACATATGTTATTTCTTCACTCATAACATAACTAATTCATATCGTTGTCCCCTATGCACAACTCACACGTCAAACTTGTTTACGCCATAAATTTCTCTATAGAACTCAAGTCGTTTCGATATATTACAAGAACCCCAACTTAGCTACCCCTAAACCTAGCTGGAAATAGTTGCAATTCAACCCAAGGTTATTGTTCGCATTCTATCCAAAACGCGTTGGTAACTTGCAAATTTCATTCTAAGCAAACTGTCGGCTCAAATTGAGATCCGTAAAATGTTATAACTTTACAACATGgtaaactatcatttctatatatatataccccGCTTGAAAACTCTTCAATTGAATGCAACAATTTAGAATTAACCTAAAACTGAATTTCAAGCTCTAATTTCGATGATTCCTTTTCTTAGACAATTAGAGCCTTTGATCATTTACCCAGCATTGCAAAACGGTGTTAATTTGGGTTCAATCACGTGTGagaactttttccttttcctcttttttctctcttcccacgagtgctctctctctctctctctttcgttgGTGTCTTCTTGCGCCAagatgaaataaagaaaagggttgggcttgggcttgttgTATAAGAGACATGGGTTGAGTTTTGGAGGCCCACATATCCATCTCTATTCTAGCCTTGCCTCTATATACAATGATAAGAATAGCCGCCTAGTAGTGGCAATAGAAGCCGATGCTCGGGTAGATATGGTTATTTTGGTTGCCGGTTATGATGAATGCATTTTCCAAGTCTCTGCACCCTCCATTATAATGTGAGATGTGGACCATTTTCTGTTTTGTCAAATCGAGCAACTTATAATGTGAGACCTAGACCATTATTTTCCAGTGGAAGAGCTCATTTAACTTAAGGTTGTTTCGTTAAATCAAGCAACTTATTGGATAGTTTTACATGAGAAAAAGTTCTCTCACACACAGACTTGAACTAGGTTCTTGCCTTGTATTTTACCTGTAATAAATTGGGTTTTGAGAATAGTTTGCGATTTTTGATAAATGTACTTCAAAATGAattggagaaaacaaaaggatgTTCAAATGTGATACGATTTGTAGGGAAATTATTTACAACAACTAAATTATTCAATCTGCAGAACTAGCAATGAAAATCAAATGCATACAGCTAAAAAAGATAAACGTATGCATTCGTATTTCATATAAAATCTACTGCAACAAGTGGGCTGATGAGGGCCCACCGCTCCTCTTAGTCGCTAAGTGCtcgatttgattttcatattaaaTGCATACATCGATCAAACATACATCTTTCGAGATCAAAAAAATTTTCAAGTAAAAAATTAGCATAAAATCAATCCATCACAGTTATgatgaattgagataaattgtGTCTAAGTAGAAATATACCTATGTTGACGGTATAGCATcgcaaacccaaaaaaaaaaaaaaaaaaaaaaattgcaacaataatgtacttttgtttttcttgataTAATAATCCAAGCATTGGTATATTATAATTCTCAGTCGCCTATGTGAAATGTCTTATCTTTTGCAttcttttcccttccttccCCTTTTACTAGTAAATGACCGCAACTTCCAAGAACCTCTCCCTGACCCGCGATCATTCGAACTTGGCAGATATCAAacttgaatataatttttaagaaaacatgcGTTTTCTTAGGAGCTAAGAAACCTTGAGTGTATCCTTCTTTTCGATCAAGGACTGCGAAGAAGATGAGAGACTCACGATATTTTTCGCTTGTAACCTCATGATACGGTGCATAATAAGTCTATTCTGCTTCTATGCTTAGCGAGATTCCTGTTGGTAGCTATATATGCGACTTGAATTGGATTCGATCTGTGAAGCGACGCATCATTTGTGTGTACGAGTTTTGTTGGTTGTTTGTAAACAAACAAAATGTGCTTTTCCTTATTCCACATAGGAAAGTTGGAAGGAGATGAGCCATCTTATAACTGTGAGCCTTTTCTAATTTGTTCAAAGAAAAGATTGGGGTGTGGGCTAGATCCCACAATATCTGTGTGTAGGTGTGCGATTATTAGGTGTACTTAGCACGCTTGCATGG
This region of Eucalyptus grandis isolate ANBG69807.140 chromosome 8, ASM1654582v1, whole genome shotgun sequence genomic DNA includes:
- the LOC104425386 gene encoding LOW QUALITY PROTEIN: glutathione transferase GST 23 (The sequence of the model RefSeq protein was modified relative to this genomic sequence to represent the inferred CDS: inserted 1 base in 1 codon); this translates as MAKLKIIVSATSFFCTRIEWALKLKGLEYELTIEDWSKGKTELLLKSNPVHKKVPVLLDDGVVIAESKVILEYIDEKWKGGDFYPLLPHDPYERAQARFWAQFADDKCLSGAFQACLAEDGEEKEKAVETTLESFTYLEKQIEGKKXFAGDKMGYLDLVAGWIPHWLSVMEETGGIKIFDAERFPSLHEWAQNFIEIPLIRECLPPRDVLVNHYIRRLSSVRSLKLNKP